TCTATCTACACTAGTATCTACACTAGTATCTACACTAGTATCTATCTACACTAGTATCTACACTAGTATCTATCTACACTAGTATCTACACTAGTATCTATCTACACTACTATCTACACTAGTATCTATCTACACTAGTATATACACTAGTATCTACACTAGTATCTATCTACACTAGTATCTACACTAGTATCTATCTACACTAGTATCTACACTAGTATCTACACTAGTATCTATAGTATCCATCTACACTAGTATCTATCTAGTATCTGTTTTTACTTGAACCTGAACTCACTTCTCTAAATATATTTAACAAGTTAATTGAAATGCACACCTTGATGTGAACACGTTGATATGTACCTTCTAGTGTGTTCTCTGTGGCCAGTGGCGAGCAGCGCCTTGTGGCTGAAGTGGATCTGGTGGATCTGGTCTGCTTTAGGACTTCATGGTGGACATGTTTTCATTGGTCCTCACATAACATGTTCTCAACGTCTCAGAGATGTCCTCTGAACACAGGGTACTGTCAGGGTCTTCAGGGTCGCTAGGGTCAGGGTCTCTAGggtcagggtctccaggttcagGGTCTCCAGGGTCAGGGTCTCTAGGTTCAGGGTACtgtcagggtctccaggttcagggtctccaggttcagGGTACTGTCAGGGTCTCCAGGGTCAGGGTCTCTAGGTTCAGGGTACtgtcagggtctccaggttcagGGTCTCTAGggtcagggtctccaggttcagGGTACTGTCAGGGTCTCCAGggtcagggtctccaggttcagGGTACtgtcagggtctccaggttcagggtctccaggttcagGGTACtgtcagggtctccaggttcagGGTACTGTCAGGGTCTCTAGggtcagggtctccaggttcagGGTCTCCAGGGTCAGGGTCTCTAGGTTCAGGGTACtgtcagggtctccaggttcagGGTCTCTAGggtcagggtctccaggttcagggtctccaggttcagGGTACtgtcagggtctccaggttcagggtctccaggttcagGGTACTGTCAGGGTCTCTAGggtcagggtctccaggttcagGGTACtgtcagggtctccaggttcagggtctccaggttcagGGTACtgtcagggtctccaggttcagggtctccaggttcagGGTACtgtcagggtctccaggttcagGGTCTCCAGGGTCAGGGTACtgtcagggtctccaggttcagGGTCTCCAGGGTCAGGGTCTCTAGGTTCAGGGTACTGTCAGGGTCTCTAGgttcagggtctccaggttcagGGTCTCCAGGGTCAGGGTACtgtcagggtctccaggttcagGGTACtgtcagggtctccaggttcagggtctccaggttcagGGTACtgtcagggtctccaggttcagGGTCTCCAGGGTCAGGGTCTCTAGGTTCAGGGTACtgtcagggtctccaggttcagggtctccaggttcagggtctccaggttcagggtctccaggttcagGGTCTCCAGGGTCAGGGTCTCTAGGTTCAGGGTCTCTAGGTTCAGGGTCTCTAGGTTCAGGGTCTCCAGggtcagggtctccaggttcagGGTCTCCAGGGTCAGGGTCTCTAGGTTCAGGGTCTCCAGGGTCAGGTTCTCCAGGGTCAGGGTCTCTAGGGTCTCCAGGTTCAGGGTACtgtcagggtctccaggttcagggtctccaggttcagGGTACTGTCAGGGTCTCTAGggtcagggtctccaggttcagGGTACtgtcagggtctccaggttcagggtctccaggttcagGGTACtgtcagggtctccaggttcagggtctccaggttcagGGTACtgtcagggtctccaggttcagGGTCTCCAGGGTCAGGGTCTCTAGGTTCAGGGTACtgtcagggtctccaggttcagGGTCTCTAGggtcagggtctccaggttcagggtctccaggttcagGGTACtgtcagggtctccaggttcagGGTACtgtcagggtctccaggttcagggtctccaggttcagGGTACTGTCAGGGTCTCTAGggtcagggtctccaggttcagGGTACtgtcagggtctccaggttcagGGTCTCCAGGGTCAGGGTCTCTAGGTTCAGGGTACTGTCAGGGTCTCTAGgttcagggtctccaggttcagGGTCTCCAGggtcagggtctccaggttcagGGTCTCTAGGTTCAGGGTCTCCAGggtcagggtctccaggttcagGGTCTCCAGGGTCAGGGTATCTAGGTTCAGGGTCTCTAGGTTCAGGGTCTCCAGGGTCAGGGTCTCTAGGTTCAGGGTCTCCAGGGTCAGGTTCTCCAGggtcagggtctccaggttcagGGTCTCTAGGTTCAGGGTCTCCAGGGTCAGGGTCTCTAGGTTCAGGGTCTCCAGGGTCAGGGTCTCTAGGTTCAGGGTCTCTAGGTTCAGGGTCTCCAGggtcagggtctccaggttcagGGTCTCTAGGTTCAGGGTCTCCAGGGTCAGGGTCTCCAGGGTCAGGGTATATAGGTTCAGGATCTCTAGGTTCAGGGTCTCCAGGGTCAGGGTATCTAGGTTCAGGGTCTCCAGGGTCAGGGTATCTAGgttcagggtctccaggttcagGGTCTCTAGGTTCAGGGTCTCCAGGGTCAGGGTATCTAGGTTCAGGGTCTCCAGGGTCAGGGTATCTAGgttcagggtctccaggttcagGGTCTCTAGGTTCAGGGTCTCCAGGGTCAGGGTATCTAGGTTCAGGGTCTCCAGGGTCACGGTATCTAGGTTCAGGGTCTTCAGGGTCTCCAGGGTCAGGGTATCTAGGTTCAGGGTCTCCAGGGTCAGGGTCTCTAGGTTCAGGGTATTTAGGTTCAGGGTCTCCAGGGTCAGGGTCTCTAGGTTCAGGGTCTCCAGGGTCAGGGTCTCTAGGTTCAGGGTCTCCAGGGTCAGGGTCTCCAGGGTCAGGGTATCTAGGTTCAGGGTCTCCAGGGTCAGGGTCTCTAGGTTCCTCCCCTGTCTAAGAGAAACTTGTCAAtaaagtttattttgaaatgtttccatagcaacatgGACACGGAGCTGTTAATGGAGTGTGTGGAGGAGGAGCTGGAGCCATGGCAACAGGtggatgaagatgatgaagacgaAGAGGAGGAGTACTGTCAACCAGGTGAGAAAACAGACAATAACTGATCTTCATCATCACACTCTTcatcatttgttgttgttgacctcGTGTTTAGTGGCGGGTGTGTTTGATTAatacctgtctgtttttccGTAGAGGACGAATTTGTGTCTCCTGTCCCAGCCGCGGAGACCCCGCCCCCCCCCAAGCCCACTccacctgccccccccccgacaggtaactgtgtgtgtgtgtgtgtgtgtgttagcagtAATAGCCTGCAGATGAACGTTAGCTCGTTGCTAACTCTTAGTTTCCTCTCCTCAGGGTCTCCTCTCCTGCAGCTCGTCTcctcctcccttcctccctcctccctcccctcctcctccctttctccctcctcctccctcccctcctcccttcccccctcctcctccctgctcctcacctcctcccttccctcctcctcccttCCCTCCACCTCGGCCCCCCCCCTGATGTCTCAGCCCCCCCTCATCCTGACGCAGACGGCGGGGGGGACGTTCCTCCTCCCAGCAGGGAGTCACCACGGCTCCCCCATCCTCCTCACCACACAGGTGAGCGAAACAAACACACCCTCTCTGTTATACTGTGTGTAGGGACTCACCCTGTAGGGTCTCAGTCAGTAGGGACTCACCCTGTAGGGTCTCACCCTGTAGGGACTCAGCCTGTAGGGTGAGTCCCTGTAGGGTGAGTCCCTGTAGGGACTCAGTCAGTAGGGACTCTGTCTGTAGGGACTCGGTCTGTAGGGACTCAGCCTGTAGGCACTCAGCCTGTAGGGACTCAGCCTGTAGGCACTCAGTCTGTAGGGACTCTGTCTGTAGGGACTCTGTCTGTAGGGACTCAGCCTGTAGGCACTCAGTCTGTAGGGACTCAGCCTGTAGGAACTTAGTCTGTAGGGACTCAGTCAGTAGGAACTCTGTCTCTAGGGACTCAGTCTGTAGGGACTCAGTCTGTAGGGACTCAGCCTGTAGGAACTTAGTCTGTAGGAACTCAGTCAGTAGGGACTCAGCCTGTAGGGACTCAGTCTGTAGGGACTCAGCCTGTAAGGACTCAGCCTGTAGGGACTTAGTCTCTAGGGACTCAGCCTGTAGGGACTCTGTCTCTAGGGACTCAGCCTGTAGGGACTCAGCCTGTAAGGACTCAGCCTGTAGGGACTCAGTCAGTAGGGACTCAGCCTGTAGGGACTCAGTCAGTAGGGACTTAGTCTCTAGGGACTCAGCCTGTAGGGACTCAGTCAGTAGGAACTTAGTCTGTAGGGACTCAGTCTGTAGGGACTCAGTCTGTAGGGACTGTCTGTAGGGACTCTGCCTGTAGGGACTCAGTCAGTAGGGACTCTGTCTGTAGGGACTCTGTCTGTAGGGACTCTGTCTGTAGGGATTCTGTCTGTAGGGACTCAGCCTGTAGGGACTCAGTCAGTAGGGACTCTGTCTGTAGGGACTCTGTCTCTAGGGACTCAGCCTGTAGGGACTCAGTCTGTAGGGACTCAGTCAGTAGGGACTCAGTCTGTAGGGACTCAGTCAGTAGGGACTCTGTCTGTAGGGACTCAGTCAGTAGGGACTCAGTCAGTAGGGACTCAGTCTGTAGGGACTCTGTCTGTAGGAACTCTGTCTCTAGGGACTCTGTCACTAGGGACTCAGCCTGTAGGGACTCAGTCAGTAGGGACTCAGTCAGTAGGAACTTAGTCTGTAGGGACTCAGTCTGTAGGGACTCAGCCTGTAGGGACTCAATCTGTAGGGACTCTGTCTGTAGGGACTCTGTCTGTAGGGACTCTGTCTGTAGGGACTCAGTCTGTAGGGACTCAGTCAGTAGGGACTCAGTCTGTAGGGACTCAGCCTGTAGGGACTCAGTCTGTAGGGACTCTGTCTGTAGGGACTCTGTCTGTAGGGACTCAATCTGTAGGGACTCTGTCTGTAGGGACTCAGTCTGTAGGGACTCAGTCTGTAGGGACTCAGTCTGTAGGGACTCTGTCTGTAGGGACTCAGCCTGTAGGGACTCAGCCTGTAGGGACTCAGTCAGTAGGGACTCAGTCAGTAGGGACTCAGCCTGTAGGGACTCAGTCTGTAGGGACTCTGTCTGTAGGGACTCTGTCTGTAGGGACTCTGTCTGTAGGGACTCTGTCTCTAGGGACTCTGTCTGTAGGGACTCTGTCTCTAGGGACTCTGTCTCTAGGGACTCAGTCAGTAGGAACTTAGTCTGTAGGGACTCAGTCAGTAGGGACTCAGTCTGTAGGGACTCAGTCTGTAGGGACTCAGTCAGTAGGGACTCAGTCTGTAGGGACTCTGTCTGTAGGGACTCGGCCTGTAGGGACTCGGCCTGTACGGACCTGGTCTTGGAACcgagggtcgccggttcaagtcccgatCGGACTAAAAAGAGAATAACTATGActatgtcttacctttgctgtttggGGATCAGAAGTTGTGTTGAAGGGCATaacacgctgctgaaggttaatccaatgtctctgtgtctctttgAAATGACTCCTGATAATCCATCGTGACCTTTATTGCTACTAAGCAGAGTGTAATGCTCAGTGTtgcaaagaggtgtcaatcacccagttcgaccaatgggttccagagatagggTCCGCGTAGCGTACAGGTCTGCCTGGCAGCTGGCGCGTCAGAACGCACAGCAGGTTTCAAGAGCGGTGGTTTCTTTGCATTTAGGAATTGTTTATTTCTCTTCTCTTGCCACTCTGCCAAATAAGCCAATTGCAACAATGGCAGGCAGGAAAAAGACTTGTTCCACTGAGGAGGTACTGGCCATTCTGGCTGAAGACAGCGGGGCAGCTATTTTACCGGTCGACTCCGAGTCGGACGACGAGGACctgctgcagccagaactaCACCCGGACAGCAGTGACTCTGATTACGTTCTTCCTCCATCGGAAAGGTATGTGATCTCTTTTCATCCATCACTCGGTGTGACATCATCCATCTCTCCTGCAGTGAGTTTAGTCACTCGCTCAcaagagccgcgttcacactgcggtacttttcccacaaaggttcatgcgaacttagttcatgcgaactctttagttctcatgaactaagcaCAGATCACGTtctcaccggaataagtccctgggggaggattggtcaaatgaagccgctgacgtcacttcttcttcttcttctgctttgggtttactggcaggccgcaaaccacttcacggcgtatactgccgcccaaagtccccggccggaagtccccggagttggggaaggcttcagtagaagctgctgggagtcccagcagcttctactgaagccttccgagtaaatcgccagaacgccgacacctcctcatctccaccgctcccatgttttattttgtgttgccataagttagtctctctgcgtttctgcgctgggctaatgctaataatgctaatgctaataatgctaatgcgaggataataaaatggcggcttcacaaaactttttgggagttttacggggcgtggtttgcaattcgtccAGCCAATCAgtcatatagctcttttctcacaaaagagccgctcgaaagtccctgctctctagcagggactttcgagggggtaaaaaggttcgcatgaactacttttagtaccggctctttttggtgtgaacgcgatcatgaaataagttcgcatgaacctttgtgggaaaagtaccgcagtgtgaacgcggctactgGAAGGCATGCTGGCTTCCCCAGCACAGGGCTTATTCACCTCAGCATCCatatagtgttacttgtctgttTGGAGTTATATTTTCAAAAGTATCGGCCAGTGAATTCATCCATTTGGTTTTTCtccacatttgttttcacagtgaTGAAGATTACGAGCCTTCTGCTCCACCCTCACCTCCTCAGCCCTCATCGCCTGCTTCCACTCGGCTGAGACCATCCACTCGTACCCCTCCTCAGCCCTCATCGCCTGCTTCCACTCGGCTGAGACCATCCACTCGTACCCCTCCTCAGCCCTCATCGCCTGCTTCCACTCGGCTGAGACCATCCACTCGTACCCCTCCTCAGCCCTCATCGCCTGCTTCCACTCGGCTGAGACCATCCACTCGTACCCCTCCTCAGCCCTCATCGCCTGCTTCCACTCGGCTGAGACCATCCACTCGTACCCCTCCTCAGCCCTCATCGCCTGCTTCCACTCGGCTGAGACCATCCACTCGGACCCCTCCTCAGCCCTCATCGCCTGCTTCCACTCGGCTGAGACCATCCACTCGGACCCCTCCTCAGCCCTCATCGCCTGCTTCCACTCGGCTGAGACCATCCACTCGGACCCCTCCTCAGCCCTCATCTTCTTCATCTGATTCCGAGTCACCCAAAGAGACGCAGcacaaaagaaaaggaaaagcgTCGTATAAATCAGCCGCGCCCAGGAAGCGTGGCCGAGGCGGGTCTCCCGAAGGTGGGTCTCCCGAAGGCGGGTCCCCCGAAGGCGGGTCTCCCGAAGGCGGGTCCCCCGAAGGCGGGTCTCCCCGAGGTGGGTCTCCCGAAGGTGAGTCCACCCGAAGCGGAGGTGGGTCTCCCCGAGATGGGTCTCCCGAAGGTGGGTCCCCCAGAGGTGGGTCTCCCGAAGGTGGGTCCCCCAGAGGTGGGTCTCCCGAAGGTGGGTCCCCCAGAGGTGGGTCTCCCTCTTCCAGATCGACAGAGGAAGACCTCAGGTGGCACACCAGAGAGGACAAAGACCAAAGACCAGAGCCACGCGGGTTCATGCCAGCCAGGGTCCCCGGCCCCGCGTTAGACCCCCTCACAGCGTGGTCGCCCCTCTCCCTCTTCAGAATGTTCTTCAGCTCCTCCGTGGTCCAGAGGCTCGTGGACAACACCAATGCAAACGCCCTGAAGAGGTCGCAGGCGGGGAAGAAGTACGTTTGGAAAGTGCTGACTGTGAGGGACTTCTATGTCTTCCTGGCCATCATCATTTTCTCCGGCCTCGTCCACGTTCACCACAGATCGGACTACTGGAGGAGGAAATGGCCGTACAACTTCCAGTTCCCCGCTGACAGAATGTCCCGGGCTCGCTTTGAGGCCATCTTGTGGTCGCTGCACATGAGCGACCCTGAGGAAGACAAGGAAAACGAGCGCAAGAGTAACACCGCCGAGTACGACCGACTCTTCAAGATCAAGCCCCTTTACACGGACATCGTTGCTGCCTGCAAAGCCCACTTCCAGCCCTATCGGAACATTTCCATCGATGAGAGGATGGTGGCCTCCAAGGCCCGCATCAGCAAGAAGCAGTACGCGAAGGACAAGCCCATAAAGTGGGGGTACAAACTGTTTGTGCTGGCGGACTCCTCCACGGCATACACCTGGAACTTCTTTGTGCACACGGGGAAGAGCGAGTCCACCACCGGCCCTGGACTCAGCTACTCCTCCGTGATGGACCTGCTGCCTCTCCCGCTGCTCGGTCAGGGCTACACACTCTTTGTGGACAGCTTCTACACCAGCCCCGCCCTCTTTGAGGAGTTGTCCACTAAGAACATTGGCTGTTGCGGGACCATTAGAAAGAATAAGATGGAGTTTCCACGGGCGGAGTTGAACGACCTTCCGAAAAACGCAGAACGGGGAGATTTGCGGTGGATACGGAGAGGCAAGCTCCTGTTCGTGAAGTGGATGGACACCCGTGAAGTGTCCGTGTGCTCCACCGTGCACGAGGCCTTCAGCGGTCAGACGGTCCAGCGGAAAGTGAAGCAGGCGGGTGTGTGGCAGACGAAGACTGTTCCCGTTCCTGACGCGATGCTGGACTACAGCCGGAGCATGGGCGGCGTGGATGTGTCCGACACTTTGATCGGGAACTACAGCGTTCACCACAAAACCATGAAATGGTACAAGACTTACTTTTACCATTTCATGGACATTGCAGTGGTGAACAGCTTCCTTCTCCACAAGGAGCTGATCAAGATGAGGAAGGACCCCAGCGGGACGAGGCCACACAGCCAGAAgtccttcagggagcagctGGCTGCAGACATGTTGGAGTTCGCTGGAGTCCCAGcagcagaagcagcagcagcagcgccaCCATCCCCCCCGCcgctcacatgcatgcccgtgtattatggggaagatgccaccgcGTCGAGGAAGTACTGCAAGAACTGCTCTAACGCCGGCAACAAGAGGGTGAAGACGCCGGTGTGCTGCAGGAAGTGCATGGTGCCTCTGTGCTTCACTTCTAGGAAGAACTGCTTCAAGGAGTGGCACAGCCACACACTGTAGCATGCAGGGTGTGTACCGTGTGTTGTTCTTTACAAACAAAGGTAGTTTTTTAGAGTGTAGTTTTCTTGTGCAttatgttggtaaaatgtttaaataaatctgcttcAGTTGGAGTCAAACTTCATTTCCtgtgtatgtgtttttgttgaATGGAAAGGGTATCGAGGTCTGGGTGGATTTTCCAAAAGGTCCAAAGCAGTTGTATTTGATGGAATGAAACCTGTTGTGATATTTCAATGAATAAAACGCGTTGTACAGTGCAGTACTGAGACAGGTCAAAGGGCACTGATGCTAACCACATGTACCCAGAGGTGAGCCTGTGCCTTAAACTAGCATCTATCCTTCCTGACTCAGGGTACTTATGATATATTGGTTTGGATCCCTCCAGGTTCTGGTCTACGATCCCATCATTCAGGGGGTTTCActataaataatgtttttttgttctaGGCGGAAATGAGAATTGTAATTGtttgactatgttccatctgaatttactctgacacgtCTACATTGCATcacatttagctgaggcttttatccagagCGACTTACAATcagtgcgttcgaccaggaagacacaaccttgaagaaaacagaatcataaagtacatcaggtttcatagagccaagcatttcaagtgctgctcagctggctttagaggagccagtcctttgttagtatataagtgctttgttagtagttctatcctcgaggtggagtcgaaggagatgagtttcagtctggaaggtgtgtgagctttctgctgtcctgatgtcaatgggagctcattccaccatcttggagccaggacagcaaacccacgtgttcctgctgatgggaacttgggtccccctcgcagcgagggtgcagcgagccatctggctgatgcagagcggagtgcacgtgctggggtgcacggtttaaccatgtcctggatgtaggaagggccagatccattcgcagcatggtacgcaagcaccagggtctggaagtggattctagcagttactggaagccagtggagggagcggagtggtgtggaacattcaggaaggttgaagacgagccgctgcattctgggtgagctgcagaggtcggagggcacatgcaggcagaccagccagg
This region of Pseudochaenichthys georgianus unplaced genomic scaffold, fPseGeo1.2 scaffold_1043_arrow_ctg1, whole genome shotgun sequence genomic DNA includes:
- the LOC117440566 gene encoding piggyBac transposable element-derived protein 4-like yields the protein MNVSSLLTLSFLSSGSPLLQLVSSSLPPSSLPSSSLSPSSSLPSSLPPSSSLLLTSSLPSSSLPSTSAPPLMSQPPLILTQTAGGTFLLPAGSHHGSPILLTTQPIATMAGRKKTCSTEEVLAILAEDSGAAILPVDSESDDEDLLQPELHPDSSDSDYVLPPSESDEDYEPSAPPSPPQPSSPASTRLRPSTRTPPQPSSPASTRLRPSTRTPPQPSSPASTRLRPSTRTPPQPSSPASTRLRPSTRTPPQPSSPASTRLRPSTRTPPQPSSPASTRLRPSTRTPPQPSSPASTRLRPSTRTPPQPSSPASTRLRPSTRTPPQPSSSSSDSESPKETQHKRKGKASYKSAAPRKRGRGGSPEGGSPEGGSPEGGSPEGGSPEGGSPRGGSPEGESTRSGGGSPRDGSPEGGSPRGGSPEGGSPRGGSPEGGSPRGGSPSSRSTEEDLRWHTREDKDQRPEPRGFMPARVPGPALDPLTAWSPLSLFRMFFSSSVVQRLVDNTNANALKRSQAGKKYVWKVLTVRDFYVFLAIIIFSGLVHVHHRSDYWRRKWPYNFQFPADRMSRARFEAILWSLHMSDPEEDKENERKSNTAEYDRLFKIKPLYTDIVAACKAHFQPYRNISIDERMVASKARISKKQYAKDKPIKWGYKLFVLADSSTAYTWNFFVHTGKSESTTGPGLSYSSVMDLLPLPLLGQGYTLFVDSFYTSPALFEELSTKNIGCCGTIRKNKMEFPRAELNDLPKNAERGDLRWIRRGKLLFVKWMDTREVSVCSTVHEAFSGQTVQRKVKQAGVWQTKTVPVPDAMLDYSRSMGGVDVSDTLIGNYSVHHKTMKWYKTYFYHFMDIAVVNSFLLHKELIKMRKDPSGTRPHSQKSFREQLAADMLEFAGVPAAEAAAAAPPSPPPLTCMPVYYGEDATASRKYCKNCSNAGNKRVKTPVCCRKCMVPLCFTSRKNCFKEWHSHTL